A section of the Deltaproteobacteria bacterium genome encodes:
- a CDS encoding CBS domain-containing protein, which translates to MKSIPTVQKYMTVMPHTIGADQPLSKAEAMMSEYRVRHLPVLSGGRLVGILSDRDVHLVESFRDVDPGKVTVEEAYTPEPYITKPETPLNQVCSEMAAHKYGCALIVDNHKLVGIFTWVDALKAMDHLMETRLKN; encoded by the coding sequence ATGAAGTCGATTCCAACCGTCCAAAAGTATATGACCGTGATGCCGCACACCATCGGCGCCGATCAACCATTGTCGAAAGCGGAGGCAATGATGTCTGAGTACCGCGTCAGACATCTGCCGGTTTTGTCAGGAGGGCGTTTAGTAGGAATTCTCTCTGATCGCGACGTACACTTGGTGGAAAGCTTTCGCGATGTAGATCCAGGAAAGGTCACGGTCGAAGAAGCGTACACGCCGGAACCTTACATCACGAAGCCAGAAACGCCGCTGAATCAAGTTTGTTCCGAAATGGCCGCCCACAAATATGGCTGCGCACTGATTGTCGACAATCACAAGCTCGTCGGGATCTTCACATGGGTAGACGCACTTAAAGCAATGGACCATCTGATGGAGACACGCTTAAAAAACTAA
- a CDS encoding sterol desaturase family protein, giving the protein MESFKQKLYILAAVFTVCIILENAFPLRRNSKSKIKRLFQNLVMAATSAVVARFTSVIIVLSAARTSSENKLGLLPVLSSDAWPFAFRICIEVIILDYLIYLWHRLNHVVPFLWRFHQPHHLDHEMDASTALRFHFFEIVLSGLFRASCILAIGFSIEAVLFFEVLVTSAAIFHHSNLKIPIHIESKLGALLITPRRHWVHHLPTKDFTNSCYGTVFSIWDLVHRSLKPLESDPQKVVGVSTDDTDVPASRKPDDLLESLLSPFTRNL; this is encoded by the coding sequence GCATAATTCTGGAGAATGCGTTTCCGTTGCGCCGGAATTCAAAATCAAAAATCAAACGCCTCTTTCAAAATCTTGTCATGGCAGCGACTAGCGCAGTGGTAGCCCGCTTTACCTCCGTGATCATCGTGCTGTCGGCCGCTCGCACAAGTTCCGAGAATAAACTCGGTCTTTTACCAGTCTTGAGTTCTGATGCCTGGCCATTTGCTTTTCGTATTTGCATCGAAGTGATTATTTTGGACTACCTGATCTACCTATGGCATCGCCTCAACCATGTTGTGCCTTTCCTCTGGCGGTTTCATCAACCTCATCACTTGGATCACGAGATGGATGCGTCAACTGCCTTGCGTTTTCACTTTTTTGAAATCGTTCTTTCTGGCCTTTTCCGCGCCAGCTGCATCCTCGCCATCGGCTTTTCGATCGAAGCTGTGTTGTTTTTTGAAGTACTGGTGACCAGCGCAGCGATTTTTCATCACTCGAACTTGAAGATTCCTATTCACATCGAATCGAAGCTGGGAGCTTTACTCATCACACCAAGACGTCACTGGGTTCACCACCTGCCCACAAAGGACTTTACCAACTCGTGCTATGGAACAGTGTTTTCAATCTGGGATCTCGTTCATCGGTCGTTGAAACCGCTTGAGAGCGATCCACAAAAAGTCGTCGGCGTGTCGACTGACGATACGGATGTCCCTGCATCTAGAAAGCCCGATGATCTTCTTGAATCGCTGCTTTCACCGTTCACTCGAAATCTCTAG